A single window of Arcobacter venerupis DNA harbors:
- a CDS encoding Na+/H+ antiporter NhaC family protein produces MSKLIKTSILVLFLPILLLADAKENSVIYGAFTLIPPLVAIVLAFITRNVIFSLFMGIFAGTFMVNISGANIFNAFFSAFVDMSGKMVGSLADSWNAGIVLQVLTIGGMIAVITKMGGPRAIAQKLAARAKTPASAQLYTWIMGFFIFFDDYANSLIIGPIMRPVTDKLKVSREKLAFIIDSTAAPIAGLALISTWVGYELSLIKDAYVAIGQPDINAFAIFVETLPYRFYNILMLAFVFFSAYTLREFGPMHKAAVRAYETGHVSDPKSKGVMNQENSFMLPKEGTQYSIYNAIVPILVLIVVAIVGFYINGKSSLEGEVLKAVEANPYSFASFRDCFGGADASIVIFEAALLSSLVAIGMGLKQKIFDLHEAIETWVFGVKALVITAVILILAWSLSAVMKEVGTATYLVTLLSHSTPQYILPSIIFILGSIISFATGTSYGTMGILMPLTIPLASAIGINTGLEGTDLHSYIVLNIGAVLTGAIFGDHCSPISDTSILSSMASSCDHMDHISTQLYYALFVAVVAVVCGYLPAAFGVPVYLLLPLGLLVVFLVIRFYGKPFMKA; encoded by the coding sequence TTGAGTAAACTTATTAAAACATCTATATTGGTACTTTTTTTACCAATATTACTATTAGCAGATGCGAAAGAGAATTCTGTTATTTATGGGGCTTTCACCCTTATTCCACCACTTGTTGCTATTGTGTTAGCTTTTATTACTAGAAATGTAATTTTCTCTTTATTTATGGGGATTTTTGCTGGTACTTTTATGGTTAATATTAGTGGTGCAAACATTTTTAATGCATTTTTTAGTGCATTTGTTGATATGTCAGGAAAAATGGTAGGTTCTCTTGCTGATTCTTGGAATGCTGGAATTGTTCTTCAAGTTCTAACAATTGGAGGAATGATAGCAGTTATTACAAAAATGGGAGGTCCAAGAGCTATTGCACAAAAATTAGCAGCTCGTGCTAAAACTCCTGCAAGTGCTCAACTTTATACATGGATTATGGGATTTTTTATATTTTTTGATGATTATGCAAATTCATTAATTATTGGTCCTATTATGAGACCTGTTACTGATAAGTTAAAAGTTTCAAGAGAAAAACTAGCTTTTATTATTGATTCTACTGCCGCTCCTATTGCTGGACTCGCACTAATTTCTACTTGGGTTGGATATGAGTTGTCTTTAATCAAAGATGCTTATGTTGCTATTGGACAACCAGATATTAATGCTTTTGCTATTTTTGTTGAAACTCTTCCTTATAGATTTTATAATATTCTAATGTTAGCCTTTGTATTTTTCTCAGCTTACACTTTACGAGAATTTGGCCCTATGCATAAAGCTGCCGTAAGAGCTTATGAAACAGGACATGTATCAGATCCAAAATCAAAAGGTGTAATGAATCAAGAAAATTCATTTATGCTTCCAAAAGAAGGAACACAATACTCAATTTATAATGCAATAGTTCCTATTTTAGTTTTAATTGTTGTGGCTATCGTTGGATTTTATATAAATGGTAAATCTTCTCTTGAAGGAGAGGTTTTAAAGGCTGTTGAAGCTAATCCTTACTCTTTTGCATCATTTAGAGATTGTTTTGGTGGTGCTGATGCTTCTATTGTAATTTTTGAAGCAGCATTACTTTCTTCTTTAGTTGCTATTGGAATGGGATTAAAACAAAAGATTTTTGATTTGCATGAAGCAATTGAAACTTGGGTATTTGGAGTAAAAGCTTTAGTTATTACAGCTGTTATATTGATTCTTGCTTGGTCATTAAGTGCTGTTATGAAAGAAGTTGGAACTGCTACTTATTTAGTAACTTTATTATCTCATAGTACTCCACAATATATCTTACCTTCAATTATTTTTATTTTAGGTTCGATTATATCATTTGCAACGGGAACTTCTTATGGAACAATGGGGATTTTAATGCCTTTAACTATTCCACTTGCTAGTGCAATTGGTATTAATACTGGACTTGAGGGGACTGATTTACATAGTTACATTGTATTAAATATTGGAGCTGTTTTAACTGGTGCAATTTTTGGAGACCATTGTTCACCTATTTCTGATACATCTATTTTATCATCTATGGCATCATCTTGTGACCATATGGACCATATTTCAACTCAGTTGTATTATGCATTATTTGTAGCAGTTGTGGCAGTTGTATGTGGATATTTACCAGCAGCTTTTGGAGTTCCTGTTTATTTATTACTTCCACTTGGATTGCTTGTAGTATTTTTAGTTATTCGATTCTATGGAAAACCATTTATGAAAGCTTAA
- a CDS encoding ABC transporter permease, which translates to MYKVALYLLITVILAIFLLPFLYAVSPYELDPSKILQAPSLEHLFGTDRLGRDMLARILEGGQTSLIIGFLAASISSIVGLFIGINAGYFKGNIDKTITIMIDLFLTFPTFFLLLALVSYVQASAVILIIVISITGWMGMARMIRSESFAIGNKPFIKILKVANVSTFKIIFKYFAPLLAPIFLISFTFGVGGSILAESGLSFLGLGVNPPAMSWGSLLSDGKAVIDIAWWVSFYPGLMIFIITFCLIQISDYLQGLANKKEIIQN; encoded by the coding sequence ATGTATAAAGTGGCTTTATATTTATTAATTACAGTTATTTTAGCAATTTTTTTATTGCCATTTTTATATGCAGTTTCACCTTATGAATTAGACCCATCAAAAATTTTACAAGCGCCATCTTTAGAACATTTATTTGGTACTGATAGACTAGGTCGTGATATGTTGGCTAGGATTTTAGAAGGTGGTCAAACTTCATTAATCATTGGATTTTTAGCAGCTTCAATTTCATCAATAGTAGGACTTTTTATTGGAATAAATGCAGGATATTTCAAAGGTAATATTGATAAAACAATTACGATTATGATTGATTTATTTTTGACATTTCCTACTTTTTTCCTACTTTTAGCTTTGGTTTCATATGTTCAAGCTTCAGCTGTTATTTTAATTATTGTAATTTCAATTACTGGTTGGATGGGAATGGCTAGAATGATTAGAAGTGAAAGTTTTGCCATTGGAAATAAACCCTTTATCAAAATTTTAAAAGTTGCAAATGTTTCAACATTTAAAATCATTTTTAAATATTTTGCTCCACTTTTAGCGCCAATTTTTCTTATCTCTTTTACTTTTGGAGTAGGTGGCTCAATCTTAGCAGAGTCAGGACTTTCATTTTTAGGTCTTGGAGTTAATCCTCCTGCTATGTCTTGGGGAAGTTTATTAAGTGATGGAAAAGCTGTTATTGATATAGCTTGGTGGGTTAGTTTTTATCCTGGACTTATGATATTTATAATTACTTTTTGTTTGATACAAATTAGTGATTATCTACAAGGTTTAGCAAACAAAAAAGAGATTATTCAAAATTAA
- the rsmD gene encoding 16S rRNA (guanine(966)-N(2))-methyltransferase RsmD, translating into MKTEKPTTKIIAGKYKGKILELPSLDVTRSSKARLKESLFNVLQFDIIDKIFIESFAGSGSIGLEAISRGAKSAYFVELDRNSYQILLRNCKAVDIEKCQTVQGNTFVQTPLFVDFLRNSKNEIILYIDPPFDYREGMDDIYKKSFTMIENIDVDNIYMIIVEHVSTLEMPDVLGRFSLNKTKKFGKSALSYYFYTQK; encoded by the coding sequence ATGAAAACTGAAAAACCAACAACAAAAATTATAGCTGGGAAGTATAAAGGAAAAATTTTAGAACTTCCCTCATTGGATGTAACTAGAAGTTCTAAAGCTAGACTAAAAGAGTCTTTGTTTAATGTTTTGCAGTTTGATATAATTGATAAAATTTTTATAGAATCCTTCGCAGGAAGTGGTTCTATTGGATTAGAAGCTATTAGTCGAGGAGCAAAAAGTGCTTACTTTGTTGAACTTGACAGAAATTCATATCAAATATTACTTAGAAATTGTAAAGCTGTTGATATTGAAAAATGTCAGACAGTACAAGGTAATACTTTTGTCCAAACTCCATTATTTGTAGATTTTTTAAGAAACTCAAAAAATGAAATTATTTTATATATTGATCCTCCTTTTGATTATAGAGAAGGAATGGATGACATCTATAAAAAATCATTTACAATGATTGAAAATATAGATGTTGATAATATTTATATGATTATAGTTGAACATGTTTCAACTTTAGAAATGCCAGACGTTTTGGGTAGATTTTCATTAAATAAAACTAAAAAATTTGGTAAAAGTGCACTCTCTTACTATTTTTATACTCAAAAATAA
- the rny gene encoding ribonuclease Y translates to MEYIIVSAIIAVLSSAVSIFIVRKLDKAKFQVFIEQAKAKAKFIEHEAEVALKDAQLKAKFECDKEFKHARREYDIMLSKIEKKERELNDHLESELRIIKQEKDDIIDKNRKITALKDGIEQQKKTYEEKTLEAIKILENASGLTLLEAKDLMLKKVKEDSRAEISSIFRKKYKVAEQNAKNEINNMLSHAVTRYAGEFAAERLINNVPINDEETKGKIIGKEGRNIKALEMLLGVDIIIDDTPNTITISSFNLYRRAVATKTIQELLEDGRIQPARIEEIYKKVKSEFDKNIQKEGEDVVLELGIKTMHPELIKLVGRLRYRASYGQNALAHTLEVAHLAGLLAAQMGGDAILARRAGLLHDIGKALTHEMPGSHVHLGAEICKRYDECDTVINAIYAHHGHEEPINVESASVCAADALSAARPGARREVLESFLKRVEEVENISTSKLGVINAYAINAGREVRVIVKAELVNDDEAVLLATEIAKEIEQKVQYPGEIKVSVIREIRAESYAR, encoded by the coding sequence ATGGAATACATAATAGTAAGTGCAATTATTGCAGTGCTAAGTTCTGCGGTAAGTATATTTATTGTAAGGAAATTAGACAAAGCAAAGTTTCAGGTTTTTATTGAGCAAGCAAAAGCAAAAGCTAAATTTATTGAACATGAAGCTGAAGTAGCTTTAAAAGATGCACAATTAAAAGCAAAATTTGAATGTGATAAAGAGTTTAAACATGCACGTAGAGAGTATGATATCATGCTTTCAAAAATAGAAAAAAAAGAGCGTGAGCTAAATGATCATCTTGAATCAGAATTAAGAATTATCAAACAAGAAAAAGATGATATTATTGATAAAAATAGAAAAATTACAGCTTTAAAAGATGGAATTGAACAACAAAAAAAGACTTATGAAGAAAAAACTTTAGAAGCTATAAAGATATTAGAAAATGCCTCGGGTCTAACACTTCTTGAAGCAAAAGATTTGATGCTTAAAAAAGTTAAAGAAGATTCAAGAGCTGAAATTTCTTCTATTTTTAGGAAAAAATATAAAGTAGCAGAGCAAAATGCTAAAAATGAAATTAATAATATGCTTTCTCACGCAGTTACAAGATATGCTGGTGAATTTGCAGCTGAAAGACTTATTAATAATGTGCCAATTAATGATGAAGAAACAAAAGGTAAAATAATTGGAAAAGAGGGGCGAAATATTAAAGCTCTTGAAATGTTATTAGGTGTTGATATTATTATTGATGACACGCCAAATACAATTACTATTTCATCTTTTAATCTATATAGACGTGCGGTTGCTACTAAAACTATTCAAGAACTTCTTGAAGATGGAAGAATTCAACCAGCTAGAATTGAAGAGATTTATAAAAAAGTAAAATCTGAATTTGATAAAAACATCCAAAAAGAGGGGGAAGATGTTGTTTTAGAACTTGGAATTAAAACTATGCATCCAGAACTTATTAAACTTGTTGGAAGATTAAGATATAGAGCTTCTTATGGACAAAATGCACTTGCTCATACACTTGAAGTAGCTCACTTAGCTGGTTTATTAGCAGCCCAAATGGGTGGGGATGCAATTCTTGCACGTCGAGCTGGACTTTTACATGATATAGGAAAAGCCTTAACTCATGAAATGCCAGGTTCTCATGTACATTTAGGTGCAGAAATTTGCAAAAGATATGATGAATGTGATACAGTTATAAATGCAATTTATGCCCACCATGGACATGAAGAACCAATAAATGTAGAATCAGCTTCTGTATGTGCTGCTGATGCTTTAAGTGCTGCACGACCGGGTGCTAGAAGAGAAGTATTAGAGAGTTTCCTAAAAAGAGTTGAAGAGGTTGAAAATATTTCAACAAGTAAATTGGGTGTAATTAATGCCTATGCAATTAATGCAGGTAGAGAAGTGAGAGTTATTGTAAAAGCTGAGCTTGTAAATGATGATGAAGCTGTATTATTAGCAACTGAAATTGCAAAAGAGATTGAGCAAAAAGTTCAATATCCAGGTGAGATTAAAGTGAGTGTTATTAGAGAAATACGAGCTGAAAGCTATGCTAGATAA
- a CDS encoding 5-formyltetrahydrofolate cyclo-ligase — translation MKNDHKSDFRKSSIKRLEFTSLFLKYYKNKIIVKKLEDFIKRSDSKNILLYIPLGIEVDVKPLIKNLRKTKSKNVYVPFMQGESFKIVKYRLPLHKKRFGIKEPNNSFFKARKIDLAIVPIVGIDKLGKRIGFGKGMYDRFFDKLDYKPTIVFTQLVLCKSEKILSDNYDIQANYIITN, via the coding sequence ATGAAAAATGATCACAAAAGTGATTTTAGAAAATCGTCTATCAAGAGATTAGAATTTACAAGCCTTTTTTTAAAGTATTACAAAAATAAAATAATTGTTAAAAAATTAGAAGACTTTATAAAACGAAGTGATTCAAAGAATATTTTGTTGTATATACCTTTGGGTATAGAAGTTGATGTAAAACCGTTGATAAAAAATTTAAGAAAGACAAAAAGTAAAAATGTCTATGTACCGTTTATGCAAGGGGAGAGTTTTAAAATTGTTAAATATAGATTACCCTTACATAAAAAGAGATTTGGAATAAAAGAACCGAATAACTCTTTTTTTAAAGCTAGAAAAATAGACTTAGCGATTGTTCCAATTGTAGGAATTGATAAACTAGGAAAAAGAATAGGTTTTGGAAAAGGAATGTATGATAGATTTTTTGATAAATTAGATTATAAACCAACGATAGTTTTTACACAGTTAGTACTTTGCAAAAGTGAAAAAATTCTATCCGATAATTACGATATTCAAGCTAATTATATAATAACAAATTAA
- a CDS encoding TlpA family protein disulfide reductase, which produces MQFKTLAFLSILSILLFTGCDSKDKNEDSKETTTQKVNKITEFQLKTTNDGIINLKLDKDKIILKDYPNKIVLLNFFATWCPPCKAEIPNLVRLQNDYKNDFVVISVLLEEMKTNEELKAFMKDFEINYEVVNSPDGFDLARNLGGIKSIPTMYLIDKNSAVFQKYVGLVPSEMLEVDIKKVLER; this is translated from the coding sequence ATGCAGTTTAAAACTTTAGCATTTTTGTCAATTTTATCTATTTTATTATTTACAGGGTGTGATTCTAAAGATAAAAACGAAGATTCAAAAGAGACAACTACTCAAAAAGTAAATAAAATCACTGAATTTCAACTAAAAACAACAAATGACGGTATAATAAATCTAAAATTAGATAAAGATAAAATTATATTAAAAGATTACCCAAATAAAATAGTTTTATTAAACTTCTTCGCAACATGGTGTCCTCCTTGTAAAGCTGAAATCCCAAATTTAGTTAGATTACAAAATGACTACAAAAATGATTTCGTTGTTATTTCAGTTTTACTTGAAGAAATGAAAACAAATGAAGAATTAAAAGCATTTATGAAAGATTTTGAAATTAATTATGAAGTAGTAAATTCTCCTGATGGATTTGATCTTGCTAGAAATTTAGGAGGAATAAAATCTATTCCTACAATGTATTTAATTGATAAGAATAGTGCAGTATTTCAAAAATATGTTGGTTTAGTTCCATCTGAAATGCTAGAAGTAGATATAAAAAAAGTATTAGAAAGATAA
- the ftsY gene encoding signal recognition particle-docking protein FtsY codes for MFSFFKKKKEESNLEHNELSTEQLEENQVYANPVEVKNDEIIQKEELEKKEEEVQKGFFSRALEKTFATIKTVVPQKQEKISFDDIQELLIEADMEYEIIEKAMNGLPDEITRKQLRHRLVMLFEHAPNVDLSNLPKPFVRLIIGVNGAGKTTTIAKLANISKKQGKSVILGAGDTFRAAAIEQLSTWAAKLDVPIIKTKQGHDASAVAYDTISAAIARNIDNVIIDTAGRLQTQTNLNNELKKIVKVCSKAMPDAPHQKLMILDGTQGNTAIAQARAFNEMVGIDGIIVTKLDGTAKGGALFSISNQLELPIFYVGIGEKQDDLIEFSPDEFVDSLLNEIYTAEK; via the coding sequence ATGTTCAGTTTTTTTAAAAAGAAAAAAGAAGAAAGTAATTTAGAACATAATGAACTTTCAACAGAACAACTTGAAGAAAATCAAGTTTATGCAAATCCTGTTGAAGTAAAAAATGATGAAATTATTCAAAAAGAAGAATTAGAGAAAAAAGAGGAAGAAGTGCAAAAAGGATTTTTTTCAAGAGCCTTAGAAAAAACCTTTGCAACTATTAAAACTGTAGTTCCGCAAAAACAAGAAAAAATATCTTTTGATGATATTCAAGAACTTCTAATTGAAGCAGATATGGAATATGAAATCATTGAAAAAGCGATGAATGGACTTCCTGATGAAATTACAAGAAAACAGTTAAGACATAGACTTGTAATGCTTTTTGAACATGCTCCAAATGTTGATTTATCAAATTTACCAAAACCATTTGTAAGACTTATTATTGGTGTTAATGGTGCAGGGAAAACTACAACAATTGCAAAACTTGCAAACATCTCTAAAAAACAAGGAAAATCTGTTATTTTAGGAGCTGGTGATACTTTTAGAGCAGCTGCAATTGAGCAACTTTCAACTTGGGCAGCAAAATTAGATGTTCCAATAATCAAAACAAAACAAGGGCACGATGCTTCAGCAGTTGCATATGACACAATAAGCGCGGCAATTGCTAGAAATATTGATAATGTAATTATTGATACAGCAGGACGACTTCAAACTCAAACAAATCTAAACAACGAGCTTAAAAAAATAGTAAAAGTTTGCAGTAAAGCAATGCCTGATGCTCCACATCAAAAACTTATGATTTTAGATGGAACACAAGGAAATACTGCAATTGCACAAGCCAGAGCATTTAATGAAATGGTTGGAATTGATGGAATAATTGTTACAAAACTTGATGGAACAGCAAAAGGTGGAGCTTTATTTTCAATCTCAAATCAACTTGAACTTCCAATTTTTTATGTGGGAATTGGAGAAAAACAAGATGACTTAATTGAGTTTTCACCTGATGAGTTTGTTGATAGTTTACTTAACGAAATTTATACTGCTGAAAAATAA
- a CDS encoding alpha/beta hydrolase, which produces MKINLLIFLIITFFSGCLSTIPTPQDREKTLISLKNKEFSLVNIQTSYFPLLSLQKNIKNCENKDLKVYIEGDGLSWITRTTISSNPTPITPTALKLMNQDSSECKVYLTRPCQYLDSSECSKKYWTSNRFDSKVIKTFDEALNSLKNSYKNKSFTLVGYSGGAAIAALVSSQRDDINRFISVAGNLDTFKWTSIHNISTLDGSLNPADFTKELENIEQYHLIGNQDDNIPKEVFLSYRSKFDRKDKINYRYFDATHNCCWEEPYKKFLQELK; this is translated from the coding sequence ATGAAAATAAATCTGTTAATTTTTTTAATAATTACTTTCTTTTCTGGTTGTTTAAGCACTATTCCAACACCACAAGATAGAGAAAAAACTCTAATTTCTTTAAAAAATAAAGAGTTCTCTTTAGTTAACATTCAAACTTCTTATTTCCCTTTATTATCTTTACAAAAAAATATTAAAAATTGTGAAAATAAAGATTTAAAAGTTTATATTGAGGGCGATGGTTTATCTTGGATTACAAGAACTACAATTTCTTCAAATCCAACACCAATAACTCCTACCGCTTTAAAACTTATGAATCAAGATTCTTCTGAATGTAAAGTATATCTTACAAGACCTTGCCAATATTTAGATTCAAGTGAATGTAGTAAAAAATATTGGACTAGTAATAGATTTGATTCAAAAGTTATAAAAACTTTTGATGAAGCACTAAATAGCCTTAAAAATAGTTATAAAAATAAGAGTTTTACTTTAGTTGGATATTCAGGTGGTGCAGCAATTGCAGCATTAGTTTCTTCACAAAGAGATGATATAAATAGATTTATAAGTGTTGCTGGAAATTTAGATACTTTTAAATGGACTTCAATTCATAATATATCTACTTTAGATGGATCATTAAATCCTGCAGATTTTACAAAAGAGCTTGAAAATATTGAACAATATCATTTAATAGGTAATCAAGATGATAATATTCCTAAAGAGGTTTTTTTATCATACCGTTCGAAATTTGATAGAAAAGACAAGATAAATTATAGATATTTTGATGCAACACATAATTGTTGTTGGGAAGAACCATATAAAAAGTTTTTGCAAGAATTAAAATAA
- a CDS encoding peptidylprolyl isomerase: MKKIITITLCSLLFNVNLFSSDEKEIVSFTAQKHKVDFYKQNSKVKDVLANEYEKVEKLAKVLEKDKMKDDVNLKTAKNIITVDIWSEKFLRSYNPTELELNELFKIEKPRIVAKYELRNILVTYEENADKIISALIKTKTKKDRQDSFIKYVKSVSNDLASKQKDGLSELVDINKLNAEIKSALDGKKEGDIIKVNLKDIGTQIILIEKFIPEKEASFEESKDALINLAKRKALAKEIDLLLK; the protein is encoded by the coding sequence ATGAAAAAAATTATAACTATAACTTTATGTAGTCTTTTATTTAATGTAAATCTATTTTCATCAGATGAAAAAGAGATTGTCTCTTTCACTGCACAAAAACATAAAGTTGACTTTTATAAACAAAACTCAAAAGTAAAAGATGTTTTAGCTAATGAGTATGAAAAAGTAGAAAAATTAGCAAAAGTTTTAGAAAAAGATAAAATGAAAGATGATGTTAATTTAAAAACAGCAAAAAATATTATTACAGTTGATATTTGGAGTGAAAAGTTTTTAAGAAGTTACAATCCAACAGAATTAGAATTAAATGAACTATTTAAAATAGAAAAACCAAGAATTGTTGCAAAATATGAATTAAGAAATATTTTAGTAACTTATGAAGAGAACGCAGATAAAATTATCAGTGCTTTGATAAAAACTAAAACTAAAAAAGATAGACAGGACTCTTTTATAAAATATGTAAAATCAGTTTCAAATGATTTAGCTTCAAAACAAAAAGATGGATTAAGTGAGTTGGTTGATATAAATAAATTAAATGCAGAAATTAAAAGTGCACTTGATGGTAAAAAAGAGGGTGATATTATAAAAGTAAATCTAAAAGATATTGGTACTCAAATTATTCTTATAGAGAAATTCATCCCTGAAAAAGAAGCATCTTTTGAAGAGTCAAAAGATGCTTTGATTAATCTTGCAAAAAGAAAAGCATTAGCTAAAGAGATAGATTTATTATTAAAATAA